The Candidatus Limnocylindrales bacterium genome has a window encoding:
- a CDS encoding DUF6152 family protein — protein sequence MSRQGIFILTIAFFLITGATETHAHHGWSGYDDSKTLNFTGTILESGYEHPHGYVKLKVTESGSEKIWRVVLAPPSRMERRGLTKEMLQPGKTATVVGYPHRTVEDEMRAERITIDGKTTELR from the coding sequence ATGTCAAGACAAGGGATTTTTATACTGACGATAGCCTTCTTCTTGATTACAGGAGCCACCGAAACTCATGCCCATCATGGATGGAGTGGATATGACGATAGCAAGACTTTGAACTTTACAGGGACTATTCTGGAATCGGGTTATGAGCATCCCCATGGATATGTTAAATTAAAGGTGACAGAATCGGGATCTGAAAAAATTTGGCGGGTTGTCCTGGCACCCCCCTCTCGCATGGAGCGTCGGGGCCTCACTAAAGAGATGCTTCAGCCCGGAAAGACGGCTACGGTGGTAGGTTATCCCCATCGTACCGTAGAAGACGAAATGCGGGCAGAGCGGATTACCATTGATGGGAAAACCACGGAGTTACGGTAA